From Virgibacillus ihumii, the proteins below share one genomic window:
- a CDS encoding saccharopine dehydrogenase family protein has translation MKIGVLGSGLMGKEAARDLTASEGVTAVGLADIDLQVAQQVCDQLNSPKLTAYKVNAKDEQDLANYMRQFDVIINALFYSFNEVVAKTAIKVGVNSVDLGGHIGHMTDRVLELKEEAAEAGVTLIPDLGVAPGMINILSGHGAGKLDILEEIKLYVGGIPVRPEPPFEYNHVFSMEGVFDHYTDPALIIRDGIKQEITSLSEVERVHFEKFGPLEAFHTSGGTSTLSISYPQLKTLEYKTIRYPGHAEKFKLLVDLNLTRMDYEVDVNGQKVNPREVLLKVLDPIVDLKDKDDAVLLRIKVSGEKDGKPKTYVYEMTTYKDRGNNVTAMARATANTISAVAQMIGNGTITKRGVFPPEQCVPGKPYMKEMEKRGVIIHESDLSAEKDKVSI, from the coding sequence ATGAAAATAGGTGTATTGGGATCCGGATTAATGGGAAAAGAAGCAGCTCGTGATCTGACAGCGAGTGAAGGAGTAACAGCAGTTGGTTTGGCCGATATCGATCTGCAAGTAGCACAACAGGTATGTGATCAATTGAATTCTCCTAAATTGACAGCCTATAAAGTTAACGCCAAGGATGAACAGGATCTGGCAAACTATATGCGTCAGTTTGATGTTATTATAAATGCATTATTCTATTCATTTAATGAAGTTGTTGCCAAAACAGCTATTAAAGTGGGTGTAAACTCAGTTGATTTGGGAGGCCATATCGGCCATATGACCGACCGCGTTCTCGAATTGAAGGAGGAAGCTGCTGAAGCAGGGGTAACGCTTATTCCTGACTTGGGTGTTGCGCCCGGAATGATTAATATTCTGTCCGGTCATGGTGCCGGCAAACTTGATATACTGGAAGAAATTAAGTTATATGTCGGGGGCATCCCGGTACGTCCTGAGCCTCCTTTTGAATATAATCATGTTTTTTCCATGGAAGGGGTATTTGATCATTATACAGACCCGGCCCTTATTATTCGTGATGGAATCAAACAGGAAATTACATCACTGTCTGAAGTGGAGCGCGTGCATTTTGAAAAATTCGGACCGCTCGAAGCTTTTCACACATCAGGAGGAACATCAACACTATCCATCTCGTATCCGCAGTTAAAAACGCTGGAATATAAAACAATCCGGTATCCGGGTCATGCGGAAAAGTTTAAGTTGCTTGTCGATCTGAATTTAACCCGAATGGATTATGAAGTGGATGTAAACGGGCAAAAAGTCAACCCGAGAGAAGTGCTTTTAAAAGTACTTGATCCGATTGTCGATTTGAAAGATAAAGACGATGCCGTGCTGCTGCGGATAAAAGTAAGCGGGGAGAAAGACGGCAAACCGAAAACGTATGTTTATGAAATGACAACGTATAAAGACAGGGGAAACAATGTTACTGCCATGGCACGGGCAACCGCAAATACTATTTCGGCAGTCGCTCAGATGATTGGAAATGGTACCATTACAAAACGTGGTGTTTTCCCGCCGGAGCAATGTGTCCCTGGAAAGCCTTACATGAAGGAAATGGAAAAACGCGGGGTCATTATTCATGAATCAGACTTATCAGCTGAAAAAGATAAAGTTAGCATCTAA
- a CDS encoding IclR family transcriptional regulator, with product MNQSVMKALKLLNFFSADTPELTLKEIAAKADIPKPTAYRLLAALEESDFLYKTKENEHDSRYRLGLKLLELGHIVSDQLEVRTIALPYMQQLAQEINEVVHLVIVNQDEATYIEKVDSSRALRLNTRVGKSSPLYAGSGPKMLLANLPPEQQHEILTADTFYRNNQLVDKHELIDQLEKIRENRYAYSVGEQDADTTGISYPVYDYRNEVIAALAVSGLSSHFEGENLEWIKTKSKQTAKTISGQLGYKGSDF from the coding sequence ATGAATCAAAGTGTTATGAAGGCATTAAAACTATTAAACTTTTTTTCGGCGGATACACCGGAGTTGACATTAAAGGAAATAGCAGCTAAAGCAGATATTCCAAAGCCAACAGCATATCGGCTGTTAGCTGCACTGGAAGAAAGTGATTTTTTATACAAAACAAAAGAAAATGAGCATGACAGCAGGTATCGCCTTGGTCTGAAACTGCTTGAACTGGGGCACATTGTCTCGGATCAGCTCGAGGTACGCACTATCGCGTTGCCGTACATGCAACAACTGGCCCAGGAAATTAATGAAGTGGTCCACCTGGTTATTGTGAATCAGGATGAAGCTACCTACATCGAAAAAGTGGACAGCTCCAGAGCGCTTCGTCTTAACACACGAGTTGGTAAAAGCTCACCTTTGTATGCAGGATCTGGTCCCAAAATGCTTCTGGCAAATTTGCCACCGGAGCAGCAGCATGAGATTCTGACAGCAGACACCTTTTATCGGAACAACCAATTAGTTGATAAACATGAGTTAATAGACCAGTTGGAAAAAATCCGCGAAAACAGGTATGCTTATAGTGTCGGGGAGCAGGATGCCGATACAACCGGTATTTCATATCCGGTATATGATTATCGCAATGAGGTTATTGCTGCCCTGGCTGTCAGCGGTTTATCCAGCCATTTTGAAGGAGAAAATCTGGAATGGATAAAAACAAAGTCAAAACAAACCGCAAAAACAATTTCCGGACAACTCGGTTACAAAGGTTCTGATTTTTAA
- a CDS encoding DUF3870 domain-containing protein has protein sequence MNTVFIAGHARLPSGMAAKSIYETLTITAEIDKKYGVIVTAGCTLATLHGREFVQQLLRGHSLQDGIDEPVQVVKEHYLGKAGNALESALKDLYKQYEEFVKK, from the coding sequence ATGAATACCGTTTTTATTGCTGGGCATGCACGGCTCCCATCTGGTATGGCAGCCAAAAGTATTTATGAAACATTAACGATTACCGCGGAAATTGATAAGAAATATGGTGTAATCGTAACAGCCGGCTGTACACTAGCAACATTGCATGGCCGCGAGTTTGTACAGCAACTCCTGAGAGGGCACAGTCTGCAGGATGGAATTGATGAACCTGTCCAGGTTGTGAAGGAGCATTACCTCGGAAAGGCAGGTAATGCATTGGAATCGGCCTTAAAAGATTTGTATAAACAATATGAAGAGTTTGTCAAAAAATAA
- a CDS encoding DinB family protein — MQKIVEGINYWIKTLPDEYNIMSEEQISIRPLPNKWSEKEILGHLCDSAIINIERFIKIQYEETIYVVQSYNQDQWVAVQNYQGRKIDEIINLFQTLNNQILNIIKNIPDEKLSNLCDIGNNQHKTLEWLIQDYLGHMEHHIHNQILIENKNL, encoded by the coding sequence ATGCAGAAAATAGTTGAAGGAATAAATTATTGGATAAAAACATTACCAGATGAGTATAACATTATGTCTGAAGAACAAATTTCAATTCGACCATTACCAAATAAATGGTCTGAAAAAGAGATTTTAGGACATTTGTGTGATTCTGCGATAATTAATATTGAGAGGTTTATAAAAATTCAATATGAAGAAACAATTTATGTTGTTCAATCGTATAATCAAGACCAATGGGTAGCGGTTCAGAATTATCAAGGTAGAAAAATCGATGAAATAATAAACCTTTTTCAAACTTTAAATAATCAAATTTTGAATATAATTAAAAATATTCCTGATGAAAAGTTATCTAACCTATGTGACATAGGAAATAATCAACATAAGACACTAGAATGGCTAATACAAGATTATCTTGGGCATATGGAACACCATATTCACAATCAAATCTTGATAGAAAATAAAAACTTATAA
- a CDS encoding YidH family protein — MGKEEKTSQLKYAQQHLANERTYLAWIRTSIAIIGIGLLMTSLHFSGNITPSASNAFEIMLGIITGFFFFGMVIIIIATTSYLSKKKQIENQSFYSSHMPIVFVSFILIAIAIIVIFCVLSQW; from the coding sequence ATGGGTAAAGAAGAAAAAACGTCCCAATTAAAATATGCACAACAACACCTGGCAAACGAACGAACGTATTTAGCATGGATTCGGACCTCCATTGCAATTATCGGCATTGGGCTTTTAATGACAAGTTTACATTTCTCAGGAAATATAACTCCCTCCGCGAGTAATGCTTTCGAGATCATGTTGGGGATTATTACAGGGTTTTTTTTCTTTGGTATGGTCATCATTATCATCGCCACAACTAGTTACCTGAGTAAGAAAAAACAAATTGAAAATCAATCTTTTTATTCCTCCCATATGCCGATTGTATTCGTTTCATTTATTCTAATCGCGATTGCAATCATTGTAATTTTTTGTGTTCTCAGTCAATGGTAA
- the betB gene encoding betaine-aldehyde dehydrogenase, which translates to MDKYMYINGQWVAAVNGQTRTIINPYNQEPVANVPEGDETDTQAAINAAREAFDYGVWPYKPATERGNIVLTIAELIERDKAELAELETMDTGKTLTESLDDMSDIADVFRYYGGLADKDDGDIIDSPIPDSRSKVVREPVGVCGQITPWNYPLLQASWKLAPALATGNTIVIKPSEITPLTTIKVTELMEEAGVPMGVVNLVLGPGTKTGQLLAESHAVDLISFTGGIETGRKIMMAASGNFKKIALELGGKNPNIVFADADFETAVDQALNAVFFHAGQVCSAGARLLIEDTIHDAFVEALVERTKHITLGNGFDSSVQSGPLISKEHLRKVENYVAVGVKEGAELIIGGKRPEDEVLQAGFFFEPTIFINCDSSMRIVQEETFGPLLTIERFSTEEQAIQLANDSKYGLAGAIWTNNSDKGGRVASQLRMGTVWINDFHPYFAQAPWGGYKSSGIGRELGKQGLDEYTEVKHVFENTNPTPLNWF; encoded by the coding sequence ATGGATAAGTATATGTATATCAACGGTCAATGGGTTGCAGCCGTTAACGGACAAACCCGCACCATTATCAATCCGTATAACCAAGAACCGGTTGCCAACGTTCCTGAAGGGGATGAAACCGACACACAGGCAGCCATCAATGCTGCCAGAGAGGCTTTTGATTATGGTGTTTGGCCTTATAAGCCAGCAACTGAACGGGGAAACATTGTTCTAACCATAGCCGAACTTATTGAACGGGATAAAGCGGAACTAGCCGAGCTTGAGACGATGGATACAGGAAAAACACTAACAGAGAGCCTGGACGATATGAGCGATATCGCTGATGTGTTTCGCTATTACGGCGGACTGGCTGATAAGGATGACGGCGACATCATTGATTCCCCTATCCCAGATTCTAGAAGCAAAGTTGTTCGTGAGCCTGTCGGTGTCTGTGGGCAAATCACCCCCTGGAATTATCCACTGCTCCAGGCATCGTGGAAACTGGCACCAGCATTGGCAACAGGCAACACTATCGTTATCAAGCCAAGTGAAATCACACCACTGACAACCATCAAAGTTACCGAACTCATGGAAGAAGCTGGTGTACCGATGGGTGTGGTCAATCTCGTGCTTGGTCCAGGTACCAAAACCGGTCAGTTGCTTGCTGAAAGTCATGCCGTCGATCTCATTTCCTTTACCGGCGGCATTGAAACGGGACGAAAAATCATGATGGCCGCTTCAGGCAACTTCAAAAAGATTGCCCTTGAACTCGGCGGGAAAAATCCGAATATCGTGTTTGCTGATGCTGACTTTGAAACAGCTGTGGACCAAGCACTAAATGCCGTGTTTTTTCATGCTGGTCAAGTCTGCTCAGCAGGTGCCCGATTATTAATAGAGGATACTATTCATGATGCCTTTGTCGAGGCACTGGTGGAACGCACCAAGCATATTACGTTGGGCAATGGATTCGACAGTTCGGTCCAATCGGGGCCGCTCATTTCTAAAGAACACCTTAGAAAAGTCGAAAACTATGTTGCTGTAGGTGTTAAGGAAGGCGCCGAACTAATCATCGGTGGTAAGCGTCCTGAGGATGAAGTATTACAGGCAGGTTTCTTCTTCGAGCCAACCATTTTTATAAACTGTGATTCATCGATGCGCATCGTCCAGGAAGAAACATTTGGTCCTCTATTAACCATTGAACGCTTCAGCACCGAAGAACAAGCGATCCAACTGGCCAACGACTCAAAATACGGACTGGCTGGCGCCATATGGACCAACAATTCTGACAAAGGTGGACGTGTAGCCAGCCAGTTGCGGATGGGAACGGTCTGGATCAACGACTTCCACCCTTATTTCGCCCAGGCACCATGGGGCGGCTATAAATCTTCCGGTATCGGTCGTGAATTGGGAAAACAGGGACTTGATGAGTATACGGAAGTCAAACATGTATTCGAAAATACAAACCCAACCCCGCTTAACTGGTTCTAA
- a CDS encoding NAD(P)/FAD-dependent oxidoreductase, with protein MNNAEHIDDIIIIGAGPTGLFAAFYGGMREISVKIIDSLPQTGGQMMALYPEKYIYDVAGWPKVSAKELTHQLEEQARQFDPAICLEENVQNVQKLEERLFKITTTKTVHYAKTVLITSGAGAFQPRRLKLEAADYYEGKNLFYSVSDLQVLKGHRVCISGGGDSAVDWALMLSDIAEETTLVHRRNQFRAHEQSVRQLHETNVQIKTPMAINGLNGTDDRIESVALKEPKGDNAEILDIDSLLVNHGFLSNIGAIKEWGLELTKNSIVVNQKMETNIPGIYAAGDITTYDGKVKLIATGFGEAPVAVSQAKHYIDPKSKIQPPHSTRVLGGA; from the coding sequence GTGAACAACGCTGAACACATCGATGATATCATCATTATCGGCGCCGGGCCAACTGGCTTATTTGCCGCCTTTTACGGGGGAATGCGTGAAATATCTGTCAAAATTATTGACAGCCTACCCCAAACAGGTGGCCAAATGATGGCCTTATATCCGGAAAAATATATTTATGATGTGGCGGGATGGCCAAAAGTATCAGCCAAAGAACTCACCCACCAGTTGGAAGAACAGGCCAGGCAATTTGACCCGGCCATTTGTCTGGAAGAAAACGTCCAGAATGTCCAGAAGCTTGAGGAACGGTTATTTAAAATAACGACTACTAAAACTGTCCATTATGCCAAGACAGTACTCATTACAAGTGGAGCTGGCGCCTTCCAGCCACGTCGTCTAAAACTCGAAGCAGCCGATTACTATGAAGGTAAGAATCTTTTCTATTCTGTTAGTGACCTGCAGGTTCTTAAAGGGCATCGTGTCTGTATATCGGGAGGGGGCGATTCGGCTGTCGATTGGGCCCTGATGCTCTCAGACATCGCTGAAGAAACCACGCTCGTCCATCGCCGGAATCAATTCAGGGCGCATGAACAAAGCGTTAGACAATTACACGAGACAAACGTCCAAATCAAAACCCCTATGGCCATTAACGGATTGAACGGTACTGACGATCGAATCGAATCTGTCGCCTTAAAAGAACCTAAAGGAGATAACGCTGAGATATTGGACATCGATTCCCTGCTTGTTAATCACGGGTTTCTATCAAATATTGGAGCCATTAAGGAATGGGGATTGGAGCTGACAAAGAATTCAATTGTTGTTAATCAAAAGATGGAGACCAATATTCCGGGAATTTACGCTGCCGGCGATATCACAACCTACGACGGCAAAGTTAAGCTGATTGCCACAGGATTTGGCGAAGCACCGGTCGCTGTTAGTCAAGCCAAACATTACATCGACCCTAAGTCAAAGATTCAACCTCCCCACAGCACACGTGTACTAGGTGGCGCCTAA
- a CDS encoding Rieske (2Fe-2S) protein: MKEQIVCQTSDINPGGMMKAVFGKQTILVCRTPDGEFYAFLNQCIHQGAPLDKGMMCGATTANSKPGDYDYCHHGEIIRCPWHGREFDIKNDGRMLANPDKRIPSFNVRIEDKNVIVYK; encoded by the coding sequence ATGAAGGAACAAATTGTATGTCAAACATCCGATATAAATCCAGGCGGCATGATGAAAGCAGTATTTGGAAAGCAAACAATATTGGTTTGTCGTACGCCAGATGGGGAATTCTATGCTTTTTTGAATCAATGTATCCATCAAGGTGCTCCGCTCGATAAAGGCATGATGTGCGGGGCAACGACTGCTAACAGCAAGCCGGGTGATTATGATTATTGTCATCACGGTGAGATTATCCGTTGTCCATGGCATGGCAGGGAATTTGATATCAAAAACGATGGTCGAATGCTTGCTAACCCGGATAAAAGAATTCCAAGTTTTAACGTGCGTATAGAGGATAAAAATGTCATCGTTTATAAATGA
- a CDS encoding amidohydrolase family protein, translating into MDHNKMAIVDTDIHERVQYNDIVDKLDEPFKHYIKNCHWMQEKHMPYTQPTVAGVDRADAALSDGRPAGTDLGFMQEQLLDEIGHEAGILTGALDPSPSSMHGWHEMATALATAYNDWQIETWLNQDKRLYGSVHIAAQDRDGAVREIERVGSHPKMVQVLLPIDDIMWGEPYYHPIFEAAEKHNLMIGMHHNEPPVYYGKWPRYFIEWHTLIPTAHMKQITNMMFNGVFEKFPNLGLMMIEGGFTFIPHLMWKMDQQYRDLRHEVPWLTRKPSDIMKDQVRFTTQPAEELTKQEFYSLIEQMGTDEMLCFSTDYPHWDYDSPHRALPRMDSDLKNKVFAENARNFYPKLGKAGDE; encoded by the coding sequence ATGGATCATAACAAAATGGCAATTGTCGATACAGACATCCATGAACGCGTTCAGTATAATGATATTGTTGATAAGCTGGATGAACCGTTCAAACATTACATTAAAAACTGCCACTGGATGCAGGAAAAACATATGCCTTATACACAGCCAACCGTTGCGGGAGTCGATCGAGCTGATGCAGCACTTTCGGATGGCAGACCAGCAGGCACAGACTTAGGATTCATGCAGGAACAGCTGCTCGACGAAATCGGTCATGAGGCTGGTATTTTGACAGGGGCATTGGACCCATCCCCTTCCTCCATGCATGGCTGGCATGAAATGGCGACAGCATTGGCAACGGCCTATAATGACTGGCAAATTGAAACGTGGCTGAATCAGGATAAACGGTTATACGGTTCGGTTCACATTGCCGCACAGGACCGCGACGGAGCAGTTAGGGAAATTGAGCGTGTCGGCTCTCATCCCAAAATGGTGCAGGTATTACTGCCGATCGATGACATTATGTGGGGAGAACCATACTATCACCCTATTTTTGAAGCAGCTGAGAAGCATAACTTAATGATTGGTATGCATCATAACGAGCCACCTGTCTATTACGGTAAATGGCCACGCTACTTTATCGAGTGGCACACATTGATTCCAACAGCGCACATGAAGCAAATTACCAACATGATGTTCAATGGTGTATTCGAGAAATTCCCAAACCTGGGACTTATGATGATTGAAGGCGGCTTTACTTTTATTCCGCATCTAATGTGGAAAATGGACCAGCAATATCGGGATTTGCGTCATGAAGTTCCATGGCTCACAAGAAAGCCAAGTGACATTATGAAAGATCAGGTTCGTTTCACAACACAACCTGCAGAAGAGTTAACGAAACAGGAATTCTACTCCCTGATTGAGCAGATGGGTACGGATGAAATGCTCTGTTTCTCAACCGATTATCCGCATTGGGATTATGATTCACCACATAGAGCGTTACCACGAATGGATTCAGACCTTAAGAATAAGGTGTTCGCTGAAAACGCCAGGAACTTTTACCCGAAATTGGGGAAAGCAGGGGATGAATAA
- a CDS encoding BCCT family transporter translates to MKHVTSVFWYGLAVCALVVLWGTIAPEHLKSVTAEVTSFISTSFGWYYLLIVTIILVFCVYLIFSRMSHIKLGKQDEKPEFSLPSWFAMLFSAGMGMGLVFWTTAEPISHAFKNSPVAKEGSDQAIEQSLQFSFFHWGVHAWAVYALVALVLAYFKFHKDYPGLVSATLIPVFGQDRMKGIAGKLIDTLAVVATIVGVAATLGFGSAQINAGLAFLFNTPSNYGVQLIILIISTILFTISAWSGISKGIKYLSNINMGLGFLLMLMMLIVGPTLYIMNMFLDSIGGYLTNFFNFSFRTAPLDEDRSWINAWTIFYWAWWVSWSPFVGIFIARISRGRTIKEFMLGVLFVPAVICFIFFAVFGVSALNIEQQGITAISEYPMETATFAMLEQYPLGALMSFITIVVIALFFITSADSAVFVLGMLSSQGSINPSGVVKIVWGISLSAMAAIIVYFGGAQGLQNVLIIAAFPFSVVVLLMGYSFYKTANKEVMSKRERQKWDRSA, encoded by the coding sequence ATGAAACATGTTACATCTGTTTTTTGGTACGGTCTGGCTGTTTGTGCACTAGTTGTTTTATGGGGAACAATAGCTCCTGAACATTTAAAAAGTGTAACAGCTGAAGTTACGTCATTTATTTCCACGAGTTTTGGATGGTATTACTTGCTAATTGTTACGATCATACTCGTTTTCTGTGTTTACTTGATTTTTTCACGAATGAGCCATATTAAGCTTGGCAAACAGGATGAGAAGCCTGAATTCAGCCTTCCATCATGGTTTGCAATGCTTTTCAGTGCTGGTATGGGTATGGGACTCGTTTTCTGGACAACAGCTGAACCCATCTCTCATGCTTTTAAGAATAGTCCGGTTGCAAAAGAGGGCAGTGATCAGGCTATTGAACAATCGCTTCAGTTCTCTTTTTTTCATTGGGGTGTTCACGCATGGGCAGTGTACGCGCTTGTTGCATTGGTACTCGCCTATTTTAAATTTCATAAAGACTATCCGGGGTTGGTCAGCGCGACGCTAATACCGGTTTTTGGACAAGACCGTATGAAAGGGATAGCAGGTAAACTGATTGACACCTTAGCAGTAGTTGCTACTATCGTTGGTGTGGCTGCCACCCTGGGATTTGGTTCAGCTCAAATCAATGCAGGTCTGGCTTTTTTGTTCAATACGCCTAGTAATTATGGCGTGCAATTAATCATATTGATTATCAGTACGATTTTATTTACCATATCCGCCTGGTCAGGGATCAGTAAAGGAATCAAATATTTGAGTAACATCAATATGGGTCTTGGCTTTCTCTTGATGCTTATGATGTTAATTGTTGGTCCGACTTTATACATCATGAATATGTTTCTTGATTCGATTGGCGGGTATCTCACCAATTTCTTTAATTTTAGTTTCCGTACTGCGCCATTGGATGAGGATCGTTCGTGGATTAATGCCTGGACCATTTTCTATTGGGCATGGTGGGTTTCCTGGTCACCGTTTGTCGGCATATTTATCGCCAGGATTTCCAGAGGACGTACCATCAAAGAATTTATGCTTGGCGTCTTGTTCGTACCTGCCGTAATTTGTTTCATTTTCTTTGCGGTATTTGGAGTATCCGCACTCAATATTGAACAGCAGGGAATTACGGCTATTTCGGAGTACCCAATGGAAACAGCGACTTTTGCCATGCTGGAGCAATATCCGCTTGGGGCACTTATGTCGTTCATAACCATTGTGGTGATTGCCCTATTTTTTATTACCTCCGCGGACTCAGCAGTATTTGTCCTGGGTATGTTATCATCACAAGGCTCCATCAATCCTTCGGGTGTGGTGAAGATTGTTTGGGGAATAAGTCTGTCAGCAATGGCTGCGATCATTGTCTATTTCGGGGGGGCGCAAGGACTCCAAAATGTTCTGATCATTGCCGCCTTCCCGTTTTCGGTTGTTGTCTTGCTGATGGGTTATTCTTTCTATAAAACTGCCAATAAAGAAGTTATGTCAAAACGCGAAAGACAAAAGTGGGATAGGTCGGCGTAA
- a CDS encoding DinB family protein, translating to MRPRPLFIENPEHDRYVSLVPDGDIEEILSKQRTKTITLLSSVSEESARKAYAPGKWTLKEVIGHMTDSERVMSYRMLAIARNESAPLPAMDQDQYVSAANFNKLSWEQLLAGLDAVRSNTLSLISTIDDAAWFRNGTIMNSPVSIGTIAYGIAGHELHHMKVISDKYL from the coding sequence GTGCGTCCACGACCGTTATTTATCGAAAACCCAGAGCATGATAGGTATGTTAGTCTTGTGCCAGATGGAGATATTGAAGAAATACTTAGTAAGCAACGAACTAAGACCATTACCCTCTTAAGCAGCGTATCAGAGGAGTCAGCAAGGAAGGCGTACGCACCAGGGAAATGGACTTTAAAAGAAGTGATTGGGCATATGACCGACTCGGAACGTGTGATGTCGTATCGAATGCTTGCCATTGCACGAAATGAAAGTGCACCACTTCCAGCAATGGATCAGGATCAATACGTTTCTGCGGCAAACTTCAACAAATTATCCTGGGAGCAGTTACTAGCTGGTTTAGACGCGGTACGCTCCAACACGTTAAGCCTTATTTCAACCATTGATGATGCAGCGTGGTTTCGTAATGGAACTATAATGAACAGCCCAGTATCGATAGGTACCATTGCATATGGCATTGCCGGGCACGAGTTACACCATATGAAAGTGATTAGTGATAAATACTTATAA
- a CDS encoding GrpB family protein, with amino-acid sequence MKVRLSEYDENWVQMYDDEVQILKGIFGDNVIKFEHFGSTSVPGMKAKPVIDMMCLVKGIKKIDSFNDHMRSLGFDIAGEWGIQGRRLFRKGGETRTHHIHVYQYGNPQIERHLVLRDYLRTHPDEVERYRSLKEELAQRYDDTAFYSKAKKPFVKDLELRALNWFENQEPKKVY; translated from the coding sequence TTGAAGGTTCGACTGTCAGAGTATGATGAAAATTGGGTTCAAATGTACGATGATGAGGTTCAAATTTTAAAAGGAATATTCGGGGATAATGTAATTAAATTTGAACATTTTGGAAGCACCTCTGTTCCAGGCATGAAGGCAAAGCCTGTTATTGACATGATGTGCCTTGTAAAAGGTATCAAGAAAATCGATTCTTTCAATGATCACATGCGTTCGCTTGGATTCGATATTGCTGGCGAATGGGGGATACAAGGAAGACGCTTATTTCGTAAAGGTGGAGAGACCAGAACCCATCATATTCATGTTTATCAATATGGCAACCCTCAAATTGAACGACATCTGGTTTTACGAGATTATTTAAGAACACATCCAGACGAAGTTGAAAGATATAGAAGTTTGAAAGAAGAACTTGCCCAACGATATGATGATACAGCTTTCTACAGTAAAGCAAAAAAACCCTTTGTGAAGGACTTGGAACTGAGGGCATTAAATTGGTTTGAAAACCAAGAACCAAAGAAAGTATATTAG
- a CDS encoding TIGR02328 family protein encodes MRLWHDHLLPKLPRPQLLGQHRECCALRGDGWRKKHKTVNYVFSYSPYRLYLYHMKVMNEMKRRGYKNDPLWENPLYRGKTCPPYKNEQLIRTCNNEGEPVYPEHNQEYLQECIKNLEEKGINL; translated from the coding sequence ATGCGATTGTGGCATGATCATCTACTACCCAAATTACCCCGTCCGCAGTTGCTTGGACAGCACAGAGAATGTTGCGCACTACGAGGAGACGGTTGGAGAAAAAAGCATAAGACGGTTAACTATGTATTCAGTTATTCTCCCTATAGATTGTACCTGTACCACATGAAGGTCATGAACGAAATGAAACGAAGGGGTTATAAAAATGATCCTTTATGGGAGAATCCATTATATCGCGGAAAAACCTGCCCACCCTATAAAAATGAGCAATTGATAAGAACATGCAATAACGAAGGGGAACCGGTTTACCCGGAACACAATCAGGAATATTTGCAGGAATGCATTAAAAATCTTGAGGAAAAAGGAATCAACCTGTAA